The following coding sequences lie in one Kitasatospora azatica KCTC 9699 genomic window:
- the kdpB gene encoding potassium-transporting ATPase subunit KdpB, producing the protein MSTTLTPVPVEQPQAPHRVSGGLLDPKLIVSSLPDAVKKLDPRVMVKNPVMFVVEVGSVVTTVSAIAHPSVFAWAITVWLWLTTVFANLAEAVAEGRGKAQADTLRKTKTDTMARRLVNWPTSQAEEEVPGAALRLGDHVVVEAGQIIPGDGDVVEGVASVDESAITGESAPVIRESGGDRSAVTGGTKVLSDRIVVKIATEPGKSFIDRMIALVEGAARQKTPNEIALNILLASLTIVFLVAVVTLQPMATFAGAPQTMIVLVALIVALIPTTIGALLSAIGIAGMDRLVQRNVLAMSGRAVEAAGDVNTLLLDKTGTITLGNRQAAEFQPATGVGTEELADAAQLSSLADETPEGRSIVVLAKTEYGLRARAQGELSHATWVPFTAQTRMSGVDLAEADGVHQVRKGAAGSVSNWVTQNGGSVGSDVAQLVDGISAAGGTPLVVATKIADAPARVLGVIYLKDVVKEGMRERFDELRRMGIKTIMITGDNPLTAKAIADEAGVDDFLAEATPEDKMALIKKEQAGGKLVAMTGDGTNDAPALAQADVGVAMNTGTMAAKEAGNMVDLDSNPTKLIEIVEIGKQLLITRGALTTFSIANDVAKYFAIIPAMFASVYPGLRHLNIMGLHSPTSAITSAIIFNALVIIGLIPLALRGVKYRPSDASSLLTRNILVYGVGGLIVPFIGIKAIDLIIQFIPGLR; encoded by the coding sequence ATGTCCACCACCCTTACTCCCGTACCCGTTGAGCAGCCGCAGGCTCCGCACAGAGTCTCCGGCGGCCTGCTCGACCCCAAGCTGATCGTCTCCTCGCTGCCCGACGCGGTGAAGAAGCTCGACCCCCGGGTGATGGTCAAGAACCCGGTCATGTTCGTGGTCGAGGTCGGCTCCGTGGTGACCACGGTCTCCGCGATCGCCCACCCGTCGGTGTTCGCCTGGGCGATCACCGTCTGGCTCTGGCTGACCACGGTCTTCGCCAACCTGGCGGAGGCGGTGGCCGAGGGCCGTGGCAAGGCGCAGGCCGACACGCTGCGCAAGACCAAGACCGACACCATGGCCCGACGCCTCGTCAACTGGCCCACCAGCCAGGCCGAGGAGGAGGTGCCCGGCGCCGCGCTGCGGCTGGGCGACCACGTGGTGGTCGAGGCCGGGCAGATCATCCCCGGTGACGGCGACGTGGTCGAGGGTGTCGCGTCGGTGGACGAGTCGGCCATCACCGGTGAGTCCGCGCCGGTGATCCGCGAGTCGGGCGGTGACCGCAGCGCGGTGACCGGTGGCACGAAGGTGCTCTCCGACCGGATCGTGGTGAAGATCGCCACCGAGCCGGGGAAGTCCTTCATCGACCGGATGATCGCGCTGGTCGAGGGCGCGGCCCGGCAGAAGACGCCGAACGAGATCGCGCTGAACATCCTGCTGGCGTCCCTGACGATCGTCTTCCTGGTCGCCGTGGTGACCTTGCAGCCGATGGCCACCTTCGCGGGTGCGCCGCAGACGATGATCGTGCTGGTAGCGCTGATCGTGGCGCTGATCCCGACCACCATCGGTGCGCTGCTGTCGGCGATCGGCATCGCCGGTATGGACCGGTTGGTGCAGCGCAATGTGCTGGCCATGTCGGGCCGTGCGGTCGAGGCCGCCGGCGACGTCAACACCCTGCTGCTGGACAAGACCGGCACCATCACCCTGGGCAACCGCCAGGCCGCCGAGTTCCAGCCCGCCACCGGCGTGGGCACCGAGGAGCTGGCGGATGCCGCGCAGCTGTCCAGCCTCGCCGACGAGACGCCCGAGGGCCGCTCGATCGTGGTGCTCGCCAAGACCGAGTACGGTCTGCGGGCGCGTGCCCAGGGCGAGTTGAGCCACGCGACCTGGGTGCCGTTCACCGCCCAGACCCGGATGTCGGGTGTGGACCTGGCGGAGGCCGACGGCGTCCACCAGGTGCGCAAGGGCGCGGCCGGTTCTGTCTCCAACTGGGTGACCCAGAACGGTGGTTCGGTCGGATCGGACGTCGCGCAGCTGGTCGACGGGATCTCGGCGGCCGGCGGTACCCCGCTGGTCGTCGCCACGAAGATCGCGGACGCGCCGGCCCGGGTCCTCGGGGTGATCTACCTCAAGGACGTGGTCAAGGAGGGCATGCGGGAGCGGTTCGACGAGCTGCGCCGGATGGGCATCAAGACCATCATGATCACGGGCGACAACCCGCTGACCGCCAAGGCGATCGCGGACGAGGCCGGCGTGGACGACTTCCTCGCCGAGGCCACTCCCGAGGACAAGATGGCCCTGATCAAGAAGGAGCAGGCGGGCGGCAAGCTGGTCGCGATGACCGGCGACGGCACCAACGACGCCCCCGCCCTCGCCCAGGCCGACGTGGGCGTGGCCATGAACACCGGCACCATGGCGGCCAAGGAGGCCGGCAACATGGTGGACCTGGACTCCAACCCCACCAAGCTGATCGAGATCGTCGAGATCGGCAAGCAACTGCTGATCACCCGTGGCGCGTTGACCACCTTCTCGATCGCCAACGACGTCGCGAAGTACTTCGCGATCATCCCCGCGATGTTCGCCAGCGTCTACCCCGGCCTCAGGCACCTCAACATCATGGGGCTGCACAGCCCGACCTCGGCGATCACCTCGGCGATCATCTTCAACGCCCTGGTCATCATCGGCCTCATCCCGCTCGCCCTGCGCGGCGTCAAGTACCGCCCGTCCGACGCGAGTTCGCTGCTCACCCGGAACATCCTGGTGTACGGCGTCGGCGGCCTGATCGTGCCGTTCATCGGCATCAAGGCGATCGACCTGATCATCCAGTTCATTCCCGGCCTGCGCTGA